The following proteins are encoded in a genomic region of Catellatospora sp. TT07R-123:
- a CDS encoding dihydrodipicolinate synthase family protein: protein MTTLAGTWYISPTPFTEAGEVDRESLRRIVDAAIGWGVDGITILGVMGEVADLTATERDTVLTTVSQAAAGRIPFAVGCSAPAPAVVRANAARAADSGAAAVMVAAPALLKDTDQIAAFYRSAVGDCPIPVIVQDEPAATGVTLPVSALLAALDAAGSTVVKLEDPPTPPKIGRLLAQRPDLTVFGGLGGVSVYSELRRGAAGTMTGFAYPEILKAIRVAFENGDSALAARLNDRFLPYLVFEGQVRVGLSIRKEVLRRRGVLATARTRALNPLPDPATLAELDDVLARVGLTPAIAPLELP, encoded by the coding sequence ATGACGACACTGGCCGGAACCTGGTACATCAGCCCCACCCCGTTCACCGAGGCGGGTGAGGTCGACCGCGAAAGCCTGCGCCGCATCGTCGACGCGGCGATCGGGTGGGGTGTCGACGGCATCACCATCCTCGGCGTGATGGGTGAGGTCGCCGACCTCACCGCCACCGAACGGGACACCGTCCTGACCACCGTCTCGCAGGCCGCGGCGGGACGCATCCCCTTCGCGGTCGGCTGCTCGGCCCCGGCTCCGGCCGTGGTGCGCGCCAACGCCGCCCGCGCCGCCGACAGCGGCGCCGCCGCCGTCATGGTCGCCGCGCCCGCGCTGCTCAAGGACACCGACCAGATCGCGGCCTTCTACCGCTCGGCCGTCGGCGACTGCCCGATCCCGGTGATCGTGCAGGACGAACCCGCCGCCACCGGTGTGACGCTGCCCGTGTCGGCGCTGCTGGCGGCCTTGGACGCGGCCGGCAGCACCGTGGTCAAACTCGAGGATCCGCCGACGCCGCCCAAGATCGGTCGGCTGCTGGCCCAGCGACCCGACCTGACCGTCTTCGGCGGCCTCGGCGGCGTCAGCGTGTACTCCGAACTGCGCCGCGGCGCGGCCGGAACGATGACCGGCTTCGCCTACCCCGAGATCCTCAAAGCGATCCGGGTCGCCTTCGAGAACGGCGACTCCGCCCTGGCGGCACGGCTCAACGACCGGTTCCTGCCCTACCTCGTGTTCGAGGGCCAGGTCCGGGTCGGACTGAGCATCCGCAAGGAGGTCCTGCGCCGCCGCGGGGTGCTGGCCACCGCCCGTACTCGGGCGCTCAACCCGCTGCCCGACCCGGCGACCCTGGCCGAACTCGACGACGTCCTTGCCCGCGTCGGGCTCACGCCCGCGATCGCACCGCTGGAGCTGCCGTGA
- a CDS encoding SDR family oxidoreductase, whose amino-acid sequence MTTAVVGGASAGLGAAVAERLAAAGTDLLLWSRSTARLDPIAATLRERYGVTVYTVAADAAAPEAASIVADRAREVFDHIDTCVLNAGGPPPATADQTDADTWRSALQLLTVTPIDLATRLLPGMRERGYGRIVAVLSSGVREPLPHLTYSNSGRAALAAWIKTAGRQVAADGVTVNGVVPGRIDTPRVAELDAAAARRAGTDPAAVREASIATIPAGRYGRPEEFAALVGFLAGPESSYVTASLLSCDGGLMRSMT is encoded by the coding sequence GTGACCACCGCCGTGGTGGGCGGCGCCAGCGCCGGACTCGGCGCCGCCGTCGCCGAGCGCCTCGCCGCCGCCGGAACCGATCTGCTGCTGTGGTCGCGCAGCACCGCCCGGCTCGACCCGATCGCCGCCACCCTGCGCGAGCGGTACGGCGTGACGGTGTACACCGTCGCCGCCGACGCCGCCGCGCCCGAGGCCGCGAGCATCGTCGCCGACCGGGCCCGGGAGGTCTTCGACCACATCGACACCTGCGTCCTCAACGCCGGCGGCCCACCCCCGGCGACCGCCGACCAGACCGACGCCGACACCTGGCGCAGCGCGCTGCAACTGCTCACCGTCACCCCGATCGACCTGGCGACCCGGCTGCTGCCCGGCATGCGCGAGCGTGGCTACGGCCGGATCGTGGCAGTGCTGTCCTCCGGGGTACGCGAGCCGCTGCCGCACCTGACCTACTCCAACAGCGGCCGGGCCGCGCTGGCCGCCTGGATCAAGACGGCCGGCCGGCAGGTCGCCGCCGACGGGGTGACCGTCAACGGCGTCGTGCCCGGCCGCATCGACACCCCGCGCGTCGCCGAGCTCGACGCGGCCGCCGCCCGCCGCGCCGGCACCGATCCGGCAGCCGTACGGGAGGCCAGCATCGCCACGATCCCCGCCGGACGCTACGGCCGGCCCGAAGAGTTCGCGGCGCTGGTCGGCTTCCTGGCCGGTCCCGAGTCGTCCTACGTCACGGCCAGCCTGCTGTCCTGCGACGGCGGCCTGATGCGGAGCATGACATGA
- a CDS encoding D-2-hydroxyacid dehydrogenase, translated as MSHRLGTLIATYLEPDLVEQIAAVDPAVDVIYEPDLLPRPRYACDHTGTPRDLTAAEQSRWDRALAAADVAFDFDWQAPAQLPQRAPNLRWVQATSAGIGAFVQRTGLDRTDITFTTAAGIHAVPLAEFAVTGALHFIKGLPHLRAQQSAHRWQRYTTARLAGRTVTVVGLGGIGRQVVASFAALGTHVTAVGRPGGSYDLDGAAAVRTTADLAELLPHTDVLVLCTPLTPLTEGLLDAALIARLKPGAILVNIGRGQLVDEPALIEALRGGALAGAALDVFATEPLPADSPLWDLDNVLVSPHSASTVDTENAAITDLFRDNLRRFLDGGSLRNLYRRELGY; from the coding sequence ATGTCCCACCGGCTCGGCACCCTCATCGCCACTTATCTCGAACCTGACCTGGTCGAACAGATCGCCGCCGTCGACCCCGCCGTCGACGTGATCTACGAACCGGATCTGCTTCCGCGGCCGCGATACGCCTGCGACCACACCGGCACGCCCCGCGACCTCACCGCCGCTGAGCAGTCCCGCTGGGACAGGGCACTGGCCGCCGCCGACGTCGCCTTCGACTTCGACTGGCAGGCCCCGGCCCAGCTGCCGCAACGCGCTCCGAACCTGCGCTGGGTCCAGGCCACCAGCGCCGGCATCGGCGCATTCGTCCAGCGCACCGGCCTGGACCGCACCGACATCACGTTCACGACCGCCGCCGGCATCCACGCCGTGCCGCTGGCGGAGTTCGCGGTCACCGGCGCGCTCCACTTCATCAAGGGCCTGCCGCACCTGCGCGCCCAGCAGAGCGCACACCGCTGGCAGCGCTACACGACCGCACGACTGGCCGGTCGCACCGTGACCGTCGTCGGACTCGGCGGCATCGGCCGGCAGGTGGTCGCGAGCTTCGCCGCCCTGGGCACGCACGTGACCGCCGTGGGACGTCCCGGCGGCAGCTACGACCTCGACGGCGCGGCCGCCGTGCGCACCACCGCCGACCTGGCCGAGCTCCTGCCGCACACCGACGTCCTCGTCCTGTGCACCCCGCTGACCCCGCTGACCGAAGGCCTGCTCGACGCCGCGCTGATCGCCCGGCTGAAGCCCGGCGCGATCCTGGTCAACATCGGCCGCGGCCAGCTCGTCGACGAACCCGCCCTCATCGAAGCCCTGCGCGGCGGGGCGCTGGCCGGCGCGGCCCTGGACGTGTTCGCCACCGAGCCGCTGCCGGCCGACTCGCCGCTGTGGGACCTCGACAACGTGCTGGTCTCGCCCCACTCGGCGTCCACCGTCGACACCGAGAACGCCGCCATCACCGACCTGTTCCGCGACAACCTGCGCCGCTTCCTCGACGGCGGCAGCCTGCGCAACCTCTACCGCCGGGAGCTGGGGTACTGA
- a CDS encoding MDR family MFS transporter, which translates to MSRQLLDSPAKPDNAIAGRTPPVIRLLVLATFVVILNETIMINAIPNLMGALKITEQTAQWLSTAFMLTMAAVIPITGWFLQRVSTRGAYATAMGLFLSGTAAAIVAPGFELLLAARVVQASGTAVMMPLLMTTLMHVVPEQDRGKVMGNVTLAISVAPAMGPALSGVILNFGSWRLLFAVVLPIAALITWGGMKQLDNVGEPEVSTIDWSSVVLAALGFGGLVYGLSRFQGADTGLAAGIVVAGLAAIAVFVVRQLSLQKTGSPLMDLRTLKHRTYTVALILMSVAFMAMLGSMILLPLYLQNIRGLSALQAGLLVMPGSLAMGLLGPTVGRLFDRFGGRVLVIPGAVAITLSLAGLTQASMTMPYWQLLGLHTMLMVGLAATFTPVFTLGLGAVPPALYAHGSSILGTLQQVAAALGTALVVTVMSARADSLQARGVDATAASLDGMRLAFLIGVVLSVGVIITALLLPARADSNAEHAGVGH; encoded by the coding sequence GTGTCCCGCCAACTGCTCGACTCCCCCGCCAAGCCCGACAACGCGATCGCAGGTCGGACCCCGCCCGTGATCAGGCTGCTCGTGCTGGCCACGTTCGTCGTCATTCTCAATGAGACGATCATGATCAACGCGATACCCAACCTGATGGGCGCGCTGAAGATAACCGAGCAGACGGCGCAGTGGCTCTCGACCGCGTTCATGCTGACCATGGCCGCGGTGATTCCGATCACCGGATGGTTCCTGCAGCGGGTGTCCACCCGCGGCGCCTACGCCACGGCGATGGGCCTGTTCCTGTCCGGCACCGCGGCGGCCATCGTCGCACCGGGCTTCGAGCTGCTCCTCGCCGCCCGCGTCGTCCAGGCGTCCGGCACGGCCGTGATGATGCCCCTGCTGATGACCACGCTGATGCATGTCGTGCCGGAGCAGGACCGGGGCAAGGTGATGGGCAACGTCACCCTGGCCATCTCGGTCGCGCCCGCGATGGGCCCGGCGCTGTCCGGGGTGATCCTCAACTTCGGGTCCTGGCGCCTGCTGTTCGCCGTGGTCCTGCCCATCGCCGCCCTGATCACCTGGGGCGGCATGAAGCAGCTCGACAACGTCGGCGAGCCCGAGGTCAGCACGATCGACTGGTCCAGCGTGGTCCTGGCCGCCCTCGGCTTCGGCGGCCTGGTCTACGGGCTCAGCCGGTTCCAGGGCGCGGACACCGGCCTGGCGGCCGGAATCGTCGTGGCCGGGCTGGCGGCCATCGCCGTCTTCGTGGTGCGCCAGCTGTCGCTGCAGAAGACCGGGTCGCCGCTCATGGACCTGCGGACGCTCAAGCACCGCACCTACACCGTCGCGCTCATCCTGATGTCGGTCGCCTTCATGGCGATGCTCGGCTCGATGATCCTGCTGCCCCTCTACCTGCAGAACATCCGGGGCCTCAGCGCGTTGCAGGCCGGGCTGCTCGTGATGCCCGGCAGCCTGGCCATGGGCCTGCTCGGACCGACCGTGGGCCGCCTGTTCGACAGGTTCGGGGGCCGAGTCCTGGTCATCCCCGGCGCGGTCGCGATCACGCTGTCGCTCGCCGGCCTCACCCAGGCCTCGATGACCATGCCGTACTGGCAGCTGCTCGGCCTGCACACCATGCTGATGGTGGGTCTCGCCGCGACCTTCACCCCGGTCTTCACGCTGGGGCTCGGCGCGGTTCCACCAGCCCTCTACGCCCACGGCAGCTCCATCCTGGGCACGCTCCAGCAGGTGGCAGCGGCCCTCGGCACCGCACTCGTCGTCACGGTCATGAGCGCGCGAGCCGATTCACTACAGGCACGGGGTGTCGACGCTACGGCCGCCAGCCTCGACGGCATGCGGCTGGCGTTCCTCATCGGCGTCGTCCTGTCCGTCGGCGTGATCATCACCGCCCTGCTGCTGCCCGCCAGGGCTGACAGCAACGCCGAGCACGCCGGAGTCGGTCACTGA
- a CDS encoding ABC transporter substrate-binding protein encodes MKRNPLRRVPLRRAALGALLASTLAVTAACAGNSPATVDPGTGSTEPRHGGTMTVGYKSDPKTFDPAVCYDATCWNNMRMMYDRLFDYTGDTMDLAAQAAADLPQVSTDGLTYTIKLRAGMTFTDGKPVTAADVVYSLDRILDPATKSPVASFWTGVKGAADYAKNPAGELAGITAVDDTTVKIELTAPNSSFKYVLAMPHASIIEKGTASKPVGSGPFVLDHFTPGAEIVVNRNAKYWDSPRPYVDKVVEKLGIDPHVQLLELQKGQLDLMGDPIPAADYLQVGNDASLKAQTKTIVKPSTYYLTMNTQMKPFDNPKVREAVSYAVDRAFLLKLVAGQGQAANEYLPPGITGYTSDKLVHDQDIAKAKQLLTEAGYPDGFTTTMYSWNTSPWTALLPQLQQDLGKIGIKVDAQPIQQSAFFDLAATPGKAPMTLTFWVADYPDGSDFYQALLSCASAVPGGQNYSFYCNKDVDDLVNKALAAPTVAEANTIYAQATAKMLADNPVVPLYYGSKTEVFGKSVGGYHSQPIWGWDMTNYWKTDGAASR; translated from the coding sequence ATGAAACGCAACCCCCTCCGGCGGGTCCCCCTCCGCCGGGCCGCGCTGGGCGCCCTGCTCGCCAGCACGCTGGCGGTGACCGCCGCCTGCGCGGGCAACAGCCCGGCGACCGTCGACCCGGGCACCGGCTCGACCGAACCCCGCCACGGCGGCACGATGACCGTGGGCTACAAGAGCGACCCCAAGACGTTCGACCCGGCGGTGTGCTACGACGCCACCTGCTGGAACAACATGCGCATGATGTACGACCGGCTCTTCGACTACACCGGCGACACCATGGACCTGGCCGCCCAGGCCGCGGCCGACCTGCCGCAGGTCAGCACCGACGGCCTCACCTACACCATCAAGCTGCGCGCCGGGATGACGTTCACCGACGGCAAGCCCGTCACCGCCGCCGACGTCGTCTACTCCCTCGACCGCATCCTCGACCCGGCCACGAAGTCGCCGGTGGCGAGCTTCTGGACCGGGGTCAAGGGTGCCGCCGACTACGCCAAGAACCCGGCGGGTGAACTCGCCGGCATCACCGCCGTCGACGACACCACCGTGAAGATCGAGCTGACCGCCCCCAACAGCTCGTTCAAGTACGTCCTGGCGATGCCGCACGCGTCGATCATCGAGAAGGGCACCGCGAGCAAGCCCGTCGGCTCCGGGCCGTTCGTGCTCGACCACTTCACGCCCGGCGCCGAGATCGTGGTCAACCGCAACGCCAAGTACTGGGACAGCCCGCGGCCCTACGTCGACAAGGTCGTCGAGAAGCTCGGCATCGACCCGCACGTGCAGCTGCTGGAGCTGCAGAAGGGCCAGCTCGACCTGATGGGCGACCCGATCCCGGCCGCCGACTACCTGCAGGTCGGCAACGACGCCTCGCTCAAGGCGCAGACCAAGACGATCGTGAAGCCGTCGACCTACTACCTCACGATGAACACGCAGATGAAGCCGTTCGACAACCCGAAGGTGCGCGAGGCCGTCTCGTACGCCGTCGACCGGGCCTTCCTGCTCAAGCTCGTCGCGGGCCAGGGCCAGGCCGCCAACGAGTACCTGCCGCCGGGCATCACCGGCTACACCAGCGACAAGCTCGTCCACGACCAGGACATCGCCAAGGCTAAGCAGCTGCTCACCGAGGCCGGCTACCCCGACGGCTTCACCACCACGATGTACTCCTGGAACACCTCCCCGTGGACGGCGCTGCTGCCCCAGCTCCAGCAGGACCTCGGCAAGATCGGTATCAAGGTCGACGCGCAGCCGATCCAGCAGAGCGCCTTCTTCGACCTGGCCGCCACCCCCGGCAAGGCGCCGATGACCCTCACCTTCTGGGTCGCCGACTACCCCGACGGCAGTGACTTCTACCAGGCGCTGCTGTCCTGCGCCTCGGCGGTCCCGGGCGGACAGAACTACTCGTTCTACTGCAACAAGGACGTCGACGACCTGGTGAACAAGGCGCTGGCGGCACCGACCGTCGCCGAGGCCAACACCATCTACGCCCAGGCCACCGCCAAGATGCTCGCCGACAACCCGGTGGTGCCGCTCTACTACGGCTCCAAGACCGAGGTCTTCGGCAAGTCCGTCGGCGGCTACCACTCCCAGCCGATCTGGGGCTGGGACATGACCAACTACTGGAAGACCGACGGCGCAGCCAGCCGCTGA
- a CDS encoding condensation domain-containing protein: protein MQVIPRRDTPYGTAPLSLLQQRWWHLCTAYEGDASPIVVIADRITAPLDVPAFTAAVDALADRHDVLRTTFAVGPDGPRQVIAPPGGLVTELHDVSGDADPPARARELVAELARTLLDLDGGTLVRSRLIRLGPDDHVWCLAVHHILADGESAMILQREAVALYRGEPLPEPYIGYADFAAWQCADTTGDRDLAWWADRLRGVPPLELPTDLPRPPAKTLRGGQVDVRIAAPDADALDRFARQRRATPFMVLVTALLVVLARRSGQTDLCVGMPVSGRLLEETERTVGLFANTIALRVDLSGGPDLGELLGRVRAAAIDGLARQAVPFGQVVAAVDPDADRSRTPVFQVTAVLHTHTAGGLADPHWRPFAQASPQILHDLGVDAWREPDGLELTLRYDTALFTGDTAAAMADEIIAVLRDLAEGATPPVFTPQPRQE from the coding sequence GTGCAGGTCATCCCGCGCCGCGACACGCCGTACGGCACCGCGCCGCTGTCCCTGTTGCAGCAGCGATGGTGGCATCTGTGCACGGCATACGAGGGCGACGCGTCGCCGATCGTGGTGATCGCCGACCGCATCACCGCGCCACTGGACGTGCCCGCGTTCACGGCGGCCGTGGACGCACTCGCCGACCGGCACGACGTCCTGCGCACCACGTTCGCCGTCGGCCCCGACGGGCCGCGACAGGTGATCGCACCACCCGGTGGCCTGGTGACGGAGCTGCACGACGTGTCGGGCGATGCCGACCCGCCCGCACGGGCACGCGAACTGGTCGCGGAACTCGCCCGAACGCTGCTCGACCTCGACGGCGGCACGCTGGTGCGCTCCCGCCTGATCCGCCTCGGCCCGGACGACCACGTCTGGTGCCTGGCGGTGCACCACATCCTGGCCGACGGCGAGTCGGCGATGATCCTGCAACGCGAGGCGGTGGCCCTCTACCGGGGCGAACCGCTGCCCGAGCCGTACATCGGGTATGCCGACTTCGCCGCCTGGCAGTGCGCCGACACCACCGGAGACCGGGATCTGGCCTGGTGGGCCGACCGGCTGCGCGGCGTGCCGCCGCTGGAGCTGCCCACCGACCTGCCCCGCCCGCCGGCCAAGACGCTGCGCGGCGGCCAGGTCGACGTGCGTATCGCGGCACCGGACGCGGACGCGCTGGACCGGTTCGCCCGGCAGCGGCGGGCCACCCCGTTCATGGTGCTGGTCACCGCGCTGCTGGTGGTGCTCGCGAGACGTTCGGGGCAGACCGATCTGTGTGTGGGCATGCCGGTGTCCGGCCGCCTGCTGGAGGAGACCGAGCGCACGGTCGGCCTGTTCGCCAACACCATCGCGCTGCGGGTCGACCTGTCCGGAGGCCCTGATCTCGGCGAACTGCTGGGGCGGGTCCGCGCCGCGGCCATCGACGGGCTGGCCCGGCAGGCGGTGCCGTTCGGGCAGGTCGTCGCCGCCGTCGACCCGGACGCCGACCGCTCCCGCACCCCGGTCTTCCAGGTCACCGCCGTGCTGCACACGCATACCGCCGGCGGGCTGGCCGATCCGCACTGGCGGCCGTTCGCCCAGGCCTCCCCGCAGATCCTGCACGACCTGGGGGTCGATGCCTGGCGCGAGCCCGACGGCCTGGAGTTGACGCTGCGCTACGACACCGCTCTGTTCACCGGGGACACCGCCGCGGCGATGGCCGACGAGATCATCGCGGTGCTCCGGGACCTGGCCGAGGGCGCCACGCCGCCGGTGTTCACGCCGCAGCCGCGGCAGGAGTAG
- a CDS encoding ABC transporter ATP-binding protein, with protein sequence MTAILEVDDLTIDFTRQGTRTAAVRGVSLRVDAGERVGIVGESGSGKSVTAQAVMRLLPSTATVGGRIRFAGQDVLGFDPARLAAWRGADIAMVFQDPMSSLNPLLRIGTQLTEGLRRHRGLGRAAARAEAVRLLRLVGIADAERRLRDYPHAFSGGMRQRVCIAVAAACTPKLIIADEPTTALDVTVQAQVLDLLDELTERHRTATILVSHDLGVISSFCDRILVMYAGQVVETGPTDDIVAAPSHPYTRALLDSIPRLDGELPRRLPAIPGTPPFGDVPTGSCAFADRCPHARDICRTRAPAPAPTGAQTSAACHFPLTTAVKEATR encoded by the coding sequence ATGACAGCCATTCTCGAAGTCGACGACCTCACGATCGACTTCACCCGCCAGGGCACGCGCACCGCCGCGGTCCGCGGGGTCAGCCTGCGCGTGGACGCGGGGGAGCGGGTCGGGATCGTCGGCGAGTCCGGCTCCGGCAAGTCCGTCACCGCCCAGGCCGTGATGCGGCTGCTGCCGAGCACCGCCACCGTCGGCGGCCGCATCCGCTTCGCCGGCCAGGACGTCCTCGGCTTCGACCCCGCCCGGCTGGCCGCCTGGCGCGGCGCCGACATCGCCATGGTGTTCCAGGACCCCATGTCCAGCCTCAACCCGCTGCTGCGCATCGGCACCCAGCTCACCGAGGGACTGCGGCGCCACCGCGGGCTCGGCCGGGCCGCCGCCCGCGCCGAGGCCGTCCGGCTGCTGCGCCTGGTCGGTATCGCCGACGCCGAGCGCCGCCTGCGCGACTACCCGCACGCGTTCAGCGGCGGCATGCGCCAGCGCGTCTGCATCGCCGTCGCCGCCGCCTGCACCCCGAAACTCATCATCGCCGACGAACCCACCACCGCCCTCGACGTCACCGTCCAGGCCCAGGTCCTCGACCTGCTCGACGAGCTCACCGAACGCCATCGCACCGCGACGATCCTGGTCAGCCACGACCTGGGCGTCATCTCCAGCTTCTGCGACCGCATCCTGGTCATGTACGCCGGGCAGGTCGTCGAGACCGGACCGACCGACGACATCGTGGCGGCGCCGTCGCATCCGTACACCAGGGCGCTGCTGGACTCGATCCCGCGCCTGGACGGCGAGCTGCCCCGCCGCCTGCCCGCCATCCCCGGCACGCCCCCGTTCGGCGACGTGCCGACCGGCTCCTGCGCTTTCGCCGACCGGTGCCCCCACGCCCGGGACATCTGCCGCACCCGGGCCCCGGCCCCGGCTCCCACCGGCGCACAGACCAGCGCCGCCTGCCACTTCCCCCTGACCACCGCCGTGAAGGAGGCGACCCGATGA
- the ppk2 gene encoding polyphosphate kinase 2, giving the protein MSEQVERLAAAELLGDLRDYRVEYDPDGEPNLVGPDGARLDTWREGHPYPERMSRAEYDIVKRQLQIELLKLQSWVKSAGERLVVVFEGRDAAGKGGAIKRFTQHLNPRGTRVVALEKPTDRESSQWYFQRYVKHLPAAGEIVLFDRSWYTRAGTERVMGFCTPKEYLDFMRAAPELERMLVNSGMLLVKLWFGVSRSEQRTRFAIRRLDPVRRWKLSPVDLASLERWDDYTQAKEAVFFYTDTADAPWMVIKSNDKKRARVEAMRCVLSRFRYAGRDDGVVGVPDPLIVGRGSEMIDPDEQPMRFLPSL; this is encoded by the coding sequence GTGTCCGAGCAGGTCGAGCGTCTCGCAGCCGCCGAGCTGCTGGGAGACCTGCGTGACTACCGGGTCGAGTACGACCCGGACGGTGAGCCGAACCTGGTCGGCCCCGACGGTGCCCGGCTGGACACGTGGCGGGAGGGCCATCCGTATCCCGAGCGGATGTCGCGTGCCGAGTACGACATCGTCAAGCGCCAGCTGCAGATCGAGCTGCTGAAGTTGCAGTCGTGGGTCAAGTCGGCGGGCGAGCGGCTGGTCGTGGTGTTCGAGGGGCGGGACGCGGCGGGTAAGGGCGGCGCGATCAAGCGGTTCACGCAGCACCTCAACCCGCGGGGGACGCGGGTGGTGGCGCTGGAGAAACCCACGGACCGGGAGAGCAGCCAGTGGTACTTCCAGCGGTATGTCAAACACCTGCCGGCGGCGGGGGAGATCGTGCTGTTCGACCGGTCCTGGTACACGCGGGCCGGGACCGAGCGCGTGATGGGTTTCTGCACGCCGAAGGAGTATCTCGACTTCATGCGGGCTGCGCCGGAGCTGGAGCGGATGCTGGTCAACTCCGGGATGCTCCTGGTCAAACTGTGGTTCGGCGTGTCCCGTTCCGAGCAGCGCACCCGGTTCGCCATCCGCCGGCTGGACCCGGTGCGGCGGTGGAAGCTGTCGCCGGTGGACCTGGCGTCGCTGGAGCGCTGGGACGACTACACCCAGGCCAAGGAGGCGGTGTTCTTCTACACCGACACCGCCGACGCGCCGTGGATGGTGATCAAGAGTAATGACAAGAAGCGTGCGCGGGTGGAGGCGATGCGCTGCGTGCTCAGCCGGTTCCGGTACGCCGGCCGCGACGACGGCGTCGTCGGCGTGCCCGATCCGCTGATCGTCGGACGCGGCAGCGAGATGATCGATCCGGACGAGCAGCCGATGCGGTTCCTGCCCAGCCTGTGA
- a CDS encoding pyridoxal phosphate-dependent aminotransferase, translating to MTAPLISAEVAATPASGIRALANAAWRHPGAIHLELGEPDFATPGHIVEAGHAAARDGRTRYSPSVGVPALRDAVVDKLARDNGLTAAADHVVVTAGGVGGLTAAYRALLSAGDEILVPDPGWTNFSTIATMLGATARGYRLVEHDGFSPDYEHLDTLVGPRTRAILINSPANPVGYQWNAAQLAELGQWADRHGLTVISDECYDQLWLDEPAVTFAAAAPDTPAVTVFSLSKSYAMTGWRLGYAVTSGPGHDRLAAALARVLEATASCVSTPTQYAGTAALAGPQDCVADMRQAYRSRRDTAVDRAAALGLSAVRPAGAFYLWLAVPSVADTAAFALDLLAERGVALAPGVAFGSQGRSRLRLSLAARPEEIDAGLTGLAGFLNIRPTTPQ from the coding sequence ATGACCGCCCCGCTGATCTCCGCCGAGGTCGCCGCGACCCCGGCGTCGGGCATCCGCGCCCTGGCCAACGCCGCCTGGCGGCACCCCGGTGCCATCCACCTGGAACTCGGCGAGCCGGACTTCGCCACCCCCGGACACATCGTCGAGGCGGGGCACGCCGCCGCCCGTGACGGCCGCACCCGCTACAGCCCGAGCGTCGGCGTCCCCGCACTGCGCGACGCCGTCGTGGACAAGCTGGCCCGCGACAACGGCCTGACCGCCGCCGCCGACCACGTCGTCGTCACCGCGGGCGGGGTCGGCGGCCTGACCGCCGCCTACCGGGCGCTGCTGTCGGCCGGCGACGAGATCCTCGTCCCCGACCCCGGCTGGACGAACTTCTCCACCATCGCGACGATGCTGGGCGCCACCGCCCGCGGTTACCGGCTGGTGGAACACGACGGCTTCAGCCCGGACTACGAGCACCTCGACACGTTGGTCGGACCCCGCACCCGGGCGATCCTCATCAACTCCCCGGCCAACCCGGTCGGCTACCAGTGGAACGCCGCCCAGCTCGCCGAGCTGGGGCAATGGGCGGACCGGCACGGGCTGACCGTCATCTCCGACGAGTGCTACGACCAGCTGTGGCTCGACGAACCGGCCGTCACCTTCGCCGCGGCCGCTCCGGACACCCCCGCCGTCACCGTGTTCTCCCTGTCCAAAAGCTATGCCATGACCGGCTGGCGGCTCGGCTACGCCGTGACCAGCGGGCCCGGACACGACCGGCTCGCCGCCGCGCTCGCCCGGGTGCTGGAGGCGACAGCCTCCTGCGTGAGCACCCCCACCCAGTACGCGGGCACGGCCGCGCTCGCCGGCCCGCAGGACTGCGTGGCCGACATGCGCCAGGCGTACCGGTCACGTCGCGACACCGCCGTCGACCGGGCCGCGGCCCTGGGCCTGAGCGCCGTACGCCCGGCGGGCGCCTTCTACCTCTGGCTGGCCGTCCCGTCCGTGGCCGACACCGCCGCGTTCGCGCTGGACCTGCTCGCCGAACGGGGTGTCGCGCTGGCTCCGGGCGTCGCCTTCGGCAGCCAGGGCCGGTCCCGCCTGCGCCTGTCCCTGGCCGCCCGGCCGGAGGAGATCGACGCCGGCCTCACCGGCCTGGCCGGCTTCCTGAACATCCGTCCCACCACCCCTCAGTGA